ACTTAAAAGCTTTACGATTTCAAGTCACTTCAACGAAGGATCTAATGAATAAAGCTGTTGAAATAGGCATTGTTATGGTAAAAATATTGTGAGTAAAAAAAGATGTTGGGGATCGTTTGGTTACATAGAAAGTAACCCTTTTCTTTGTTTGCTATGACGCTGAAAGAATTAGAAACTCAACTGCTAGCACTCTCTGATGAAGAAAAAGCTCAAGTAGTTCAACTTCTATCTCACGGCAAAATCATTTTAGGGCGCGGTATTGAAAAAAAGCCTGGTGTTGGTGGTGGGAGTGCCTGTATTACTGGAACGCGCATCACAGTTTGGGGACTTGTAGAAGCTCGTCGCATTGGATATAGTGAAGCCGATTTACTCACTAGCTATCCATCGCTTTCTGCAACGGATCTGGCAAATGCTTGGGCTTATGCTGAAGCTTTCCCGGACGAAATTGAAACAGAAATTCGGGAAAATGATGAGGTAATGTACGAGTATTTTTAGTAGATGGCGTGTCTCTATTGGATATATGAATTTATCAGGATATAGCAAGTCTAAATGAATTGTAAATTGCCTCCCCTTGCTGGGTAAGCTTTTCAGCAACCTTTTTGTTTACAACTCAAATGGAATTGCTATATTGGTAGAACTATACCACTCTCAGGTAAGCTAGAATTACTCGTCATAATATCCTCTACCTCTCTAATAAGCTGCCAATCAATTGCTGCCACCCAAAGACTTTCCTCTTCCGAATATTGCACTACACCATCTGCTTCTAATTCTTCGCTATAGAGGGTAAGTAATTGACCTTCTTGCAATTTAATGTTTTGTCGGCTTAAATCTTCAATTGTTCCCACACAATTCAGACGAAGGCGACCTTTATCATCGGCATTATGAAAGTCAGCAAAAATTTTAGTTTTACTCATAATTTTAGTTAGATCGGGGTTATTATTTGCTTGGATTGGGAATCGTTGGTGTTAGCAGAAAGCTTATTTGTTCTGGTGTTAATCCAGTGAGAGTTGCATGATTTGAACTTCTCCCAGAAGTACGGATGACATCTCCACCTAAAGAGCGAATCTCGCCTACTGTTGTTACACCAACTTGTCCATGAGGGATTGCTACTGCTAATTCTGCTACGGACAATCCTACTGCACATTCTACAGAAATTCCTGTAATCCCGCTAGGGTGAGTTGCTATGGCACGTTGAATATCTTCTGGAGATTACGACCGCCACGAACTACCAAAGCTTCGTTGGGAATTATTTGCACAATTTTCAGCTTTTAGATTGATGTACGCGCTACACTTTATCATAAATTTGTGTAAGAGTCAGAAACCGGGTTTCTTGTCGGTGCGATCGCACTTTTTTGGGTATGTTTGCGATCGCTATTCCTGTCGTAGGCGATCGCGATCGACCAAACCTTCTATATCTAAATTCTCAAGATTTATTAGACGATATGAACCTTTTCTAAAACCCATTCCCGAATTAAATCGGTGTAATCGATTCCTCTTGATTTGGCTACTTTTTTTACTGCTTCTATTTCTTTTGGTTGCAAGCGGATTTGTATGAAAGCTTCTTGTTCGTCTAAGTGATGGATAGCACGATCGAAAATGGGTTCTGTAACTTCTTCTAATTGTTCTTCAAAATCGGTTAAGTCATGGGTATCCCAAAAATGTGCTAACTCTTGAATGGAGTCAGTTTGGGGAATGTTTGACTTATTCATCGGTTCCTTTACTGCTTGTATCTCTGCTTTTCTTTATCGGTCATCGATCTCGCCGTAACTGGATATCCTCTCCCATCAGGAAGTAGTGGGGCGATCGCAA
The window above is part of the Leptolyngbyaceae cyanobacterium genome. Proteins encoded here:
- a CDS encoding DUF433 domain-containing protein — its product is MTLKELETQLLALSDEEKAQVVQLLSHGKIILGRGIEKKPGVGGGSACITGTRITVWGLVEARRIGYSEADLLTSYPSLSATDLANAWAYAEAFPDEIETEIRENDEVMYEYF
- a CDS encoding CopG family antitoxin; the protein is MNKSNIPQTDSIQELAHFWDTHDLTDFEEQLEEVTEPIFDRAIHHLDEQEAFIQIRLQPKEIEAVKKVAKSRGIDYTDLIREWVLEKVHIV